Proteins co-encoded in one Gracilimonas sp. genomic window:
- a CDS encoding fasciclin domain-containing protein, with the protein MKFMKRVSGVFALIFAMLLSTNIKAQDSDIVDLAVATDELSTLVTAVQAAGLVETLKSDGPFTVFAPTNAAFEALPEGVLDMLLKPENKDKLTAVLTYHVVPAEVMSGDLEDGMMAGTVQGSEAKITLMNGKAMVDGATVIMADVNASNGVVHVIDQVILPPSIKEALASAEKQKKDKKDKDW; encoded by the coding sequence ATGAAATTCATGAAGAGAGTATCCGGAGTTTTTGCACTAATTTTTGCAATGCTCCTTTCAACTAATATAAAGGCACAGGACAGTGACATCGTTGATCTTGCTGTTGCCACCGATGAACTTTCAACCCTTGTTACAGCTGTACAAGCTGCCGGGTTGGTAGAGACGCTTAAGAGTGACGGACCATTCACCGTTTTTGCTCCGACAAATGCAGCATTCGAAGCCCTGCCGGAAGGCGTACTTGATATGCTATTGAAGCCGGAAAACAAAGATAAGTTGACGGCCGTACTTACCTATCATGTAGTACCTGCAGAAGTAATGTCTGGCGACCTGGAAGATGGTATGATGGCCGGTACGGTTCAGGGAAGTGAAGCTAAAATTACCCTTATGAACGGCAAAGCCATGGTTGACGGAGCTACAGTAATTATGGCTGATGTGAATGCCAGCAACGGTGTTGTTCATGTAATTGATCAGGTAATTTTACCGCCAAGCATTAAGGAAGCCCTGGCATCTGCTGAGAAGCAAAAGAAAGATAAGAAAGACAAAGACTGGTAA
- a CDS encoding DUF1059 domain-containing protein, which produces MKTMTCKQLGGACDQEFTAETFEEIAELSRQHGTEMFKQGDVDHLQAMQEMSEMMNDPEAMQQWMEKKRQEFESLPDEN; this is translated from the coding sequence ATGAAAACCATGACCTGTAAACAACTGGGCGGGGCCTGTGATCAGGAATTTACCGCAGAAACCTTTGAAGAAATTGCTGAGTTAAGTCGGCAGCACGGAACTGAAATGTTTAAGCAAGGTGATGTTGATCATCTTCAGGCTATGCAAGAGATGTCTGAAATGATGAACGACCCGGAAGCTATGCAGCAGTGGATGGAAAAGAAACGGCAGGAGTTTGAATCACTTCCCGATGAAAACTGA
- a CDS encoding GNAT family N-acetyltransferase: protein MNIRHAKKEDLPAVLTMNNNAVPHVTSEEISDMEYYLQEASPFLIIEEEDEPMGFMIVLQKGLDYESLNYKFFCKNYDDFDYVDRIVISEKFRGRKLGTALYRYLAENSEQKYITCEVNLEPPNPNSLGFHKALGFNKVAEQETEGGKKKVALMVKRW, encoded by the coding sequence ATGAATATCAGACATGCTAAAAAAGAAGATCTTCCGGCAGTTCTCACTATGAACAATAACGCAGTCCCTCATGTAACAAGTGAAGAGATTTCAGACATGGAGTATTACCTGCAAGAGGCAAGTCCCTTTCTGATAATAGAAGAAGAGGACGAGCCGATGGGATTCATGATTGTGCTTCAAAAAGGGCTGGACTATGAAAGCCTGAACTACAAGTTTTTCTGTAAGAATTATGATGATTTCGATTATGTGGATCGGATTGTTATTTCGGAGAAGTTCAGAGGCAGAAAGTTAGGCACAGCTCTATATCGATATCTTGCCGAAAACTCTGAGCAAAAGTATATAACCTGTGAAGTGAATCTTGAACCGCCGAACCCAAACTCGTTGGGATTTCATAAAGCGTTGGGGTTCAATAAAGTAGCCGAGCAGGAAACGGAAGGTGGAAAAAAGAAGGTAGCCTTGATGGTTAAAAGGTGGTAA